A genome region from Triticum aestivum cultivar Chinese Spring chromosome 2B, IWGSC CS RefSeq v2.1, whole genome shotgun sequence includes the following:
- the LOC123041474 gene encoding putative F-box/FBD/LRR-repeat protein At4g03220: protein MGHCGREIGSKRAKLPAADGASEDRLSALPDDVLIGILLKLRRTAYAARTSVLSRRWRRLWALLPNLNFTGDADHHRILPALAAHQAPVLQGLSAFVDDISAESVATWLPIAARRLSGGILLYNAVPQNQARERGVFELPRFENTTSIVFDLGFLGLAVPHSSVFARLVSLWLFGVHLHGPCELGDALSSPRCPSLRELKIRNAWGLGNFTIHSESLLQMELNNLYGLQQLTVEAKVLQELYVSSCFENSITAVSRPVANISAPQLASLHWTDAYEPSSVQLGEMAHLQRLETGHFFVFGHYLDDYTPNRNCLRLLQQFEVMHHLKLSLIYLLDKGHHQYLMENMTRLPNITLLTLNVMTKGHSFGASLFHILRMCTGVRKLALVFLGKPSNLEAQATCPSGCICDQPLNWKSEELILNCLPEIEINGFGGTEHEVALVKLLFNWAAVLKKMTIAFHYSIPKRKAEELGHMLLGFSSPEILMDFLHIKYSREGVHSTRLQLSVTPNLWLVGPASWPDKWCAWVVLKWPPVAVVDHVCVDTLNSEFFLCDPSPPSSPSFSFPLVRSGSSPPPSLPGVLQLVIRATNPPEIFLPRLIGSR, encoded by the exons ATGGGGCACTGCGGTAGGGAGATCGGCTCCAAGCGAGCGAAGCTCCCGGCCGCCGACGGCGCAAGCGAGGACCGCCTCAGCGCACTACCGGACGACGTTCTTATCGGCATCCTCCTCAAGCTCCGCCGCACCGCCTACGCCGCTCGGACCAGCGTCCTGTCCCGCCGCTGGCGCCGCCTCTGGGCCCTCCTCCCGAATCTCAACTTCACCGGCGATGCCGACCACCACCGCATACTCCCTGCCCTCGCCGCCCATCAAGCGCCGGTGCTCCAGGGCCTAAGCGCCTTCGTTGACGACATCTCTGCCGAATCCGTGGCGACCTGGCTCCCCATAGCCGCGCGCCGCCTCTCCGGCGGTATACTGCTTTACAACGCTGTACCGCAGAACCAGGCCAGGGAAAGAGGCGTCTTTGAGCTGCCACGCTTCGAGAACACCACCTCTATCGTGTTCGACCTAGGATTTCTTGGCCTTGCCGTGCCGCATTCCAGCGTATTCGCCCGCCTCGTCTCTCTCTGGCTGTTTGGTGTCCATCTGCATGGCCCGTGCGAGCTTGGTGACGCTCTCTCCTCACCGCGGTGCCCATCCTTACGAGAACTCAAGATCCGCAATGCCTGGGGTCTTGGTAACTTCACCATCCACTCCGAGTCTCTCCTGCAAATGGAGCTGAATAACTTGTATGGCTTGCAGCAGCTCACTGTAGAAGCGAAGGTACTTCAAGAGTTATATGTGAGCTCTTGCTTTGAGAATTCTATCACTGCGGTGAGTCGACCGGTTGCAAACATCTCAGCCCCTCAACTGGCGTCACTCCACTGGACGGATGCTTATGAACCAAGCTCTGTCCAGCTTGGCGAGATGGCACATCTCCAACGTCTGGAGACTGGTCATTTTTTTGTGTTTGGACATTATTTGGATGACTACACACCAAATCGCAATTGCTTGAGGCTCTTGCAGCAATTTGAGGTCATGCACCATTTAAAGCTCTCGCTGATCTATCTGCTG GACAAAGGTCACCATCAATACCTGATGGAGAACATGACAAGGCTCCCTAACATTACACTCTTGACCCTGAATGTAATGACAAAAGGACATTCATTTGGAGCAAGCTTATTCCATATTCTCAGGATGTGTACTGGTGTAAGAAAGTTGGCTCTTGTCTTTCTCGGAAAACCTAGCAATCTGGAG GCACAAGCCACATGCCCATCAGGTTGCATTTGTGATCAACCACTAAACTGGAAAAGCGAGGAACTCATATTAAATTGCCTCCCAGAAATAGAAATCAATGGGTTTGGAGGAACTGAACATGAAGTTGCTCTTGTGAAATTGTTATTCAATTGGGCAGCAGTGCTAAAAAAGATGACAATAGCTTTCCATTACTCAATTCCTAAAAGGAAGGCTGAGGAGTTAGGCCACATGTTACTAGGCTTCTCCAGCCCAGAAATATTGATGGACTTTTTGCATATCAAGTATTCTCGAGAAGGCGTACACTCGACAAGGCTCCAACTTTCTGTAACACCTAACCTGTGGTTGgtgggcccagccagctggccagaCAAGTGGTGTGCGTGGGTGGTGTTAAAATGGCCGCCTGTGGCCGTGGTGGATCACGTGTGTGTTGATACTCTGAACTCTGAATTCTTCCTCTGCGATCCATCCCCTCCTTCCTCTCCAAGCTTTTCCTTCCCCCTCGTTCGATCTGGATCCTCTCCCCCCCCCTCACTTCCTGGGGTGTTACAACTGGTAATCAGAGCCACAAACCCTCCCGAAATTTTTCTTCCTCGCTTGATTGGGAGTCGGTAA